The genomic DNA GAGGGCGGCGAGCAGGTTGCGCACCACGGCCAGTTCGGTGCGCGCCGGAATCTGGCGGTCGGGCTCGGCCAGCGCCCGCTCGTCGAGACCGGTGCCCGCCAGCAGAGCAGCCGTGCGCACCCCGCGGTCGGCCGCGAACTCGGCCATCACCGCGACGCCCGCGGTGCCGCGTGGGAAATCCCAGGACCGGACCTCGGGTTCCTCGATGGTGTGCACGGTCACCATTATGGCCGAAACTATTGATTTCCTGACCTCAGGTGTTTGCCGACGAGAGTTGTCCCGGTCTTAACGTCGTGTATATGAGCACACCTTCGATCGTCATCATCGGCACCGGGTTCGGTGGACTCGGCATGGCGATGGAATTGCAGAACGCCGGAATGTTCGACTTCACCATTCTGGAACGCTCCGACGATGTCGGCGGCGTCTGGCGGGAGAACACCTACCCGGGCGCGGCCTGCGACATTCCCTCGCCGCTGTACTCCTACTCCTACGCCCCGCGCACCGACTGGCCCCAGCGCTTCTCCCAGCAGGGCGAGATCCTGAAGTACATGCGTGATGTCGCCCGCGATCACGGCCTGCTGCCGAAGATCCGCTTCAACAGCGAGGTCACCGAGGCCGAGTACGACGACGCCACCGGCCGCTGGACCGTGCGCATCGCCGACGGCACGGAACTGACCTGCGACGTGCTGATCTCCGCGGTCGGGCAGCTGTCGCGGCCCGCGCTGCCCAACATCCCGGGCGTGGAGACCTTCAAGGGCACCGCCTTCCACTCCGCCGAGTGGGATCACAGCGCCGACCTGACCGGTAAGCGGGTCGCGGTGATCGGCACCGGCGCCAGCGCGGTGCAGTTCGTCCCCGCGATCGCGCCGAGCACCGAGCATCTGACGCTGTTCCAGCGCTCGGCGGCGTGGATCATGCCCAAGCCGGAGCGGGACTTCGCGGACTGGCACAAGACCATGTTCAAGCGGCTGCCGGTCACCCGGCTGACCGAGCGCTTCGCGTTCTGGGCGTTCTGCGAGTTCCTGGCGCTGGGCATCGTCGATGTGCCCGCCATCCAGAAGCTGGTGACCTGGATCGGCCATCGCCACCT from Nocardia higoensis includes the following:
- a CDS encoding flavin-containing monooxygenase, whose product is MSTPSIVIIGTGFGGLGMAMELQNAGMFDFTILERSDDVGGVWRENTYPGAACDIPSPLYSYSYAPRTDWPQRFSQQGEILKYMRDVARDHGLLPKIRFNSEVTEAEYDDATGRWTVRIADGTELTCDVLISAVGQLSRPALPNIPGVETFKGTAFHSAEWDHSADLTGKRVAVIGTGASAVQFVPAIAPSTEHLTLFQRSAAWIMPKPERDFADWHKTMFKRLPVTRLTERFAFWAFCEFLALGIVDVPAIQKLVTWIGHRHLANQVPDPELRAKLTPDYPAGCKRALFSNEYLPALGAENVTVETTAITEITPEGVRTADGVLHEVDVIVYGTGFKGTEFLWPMQISGVGGRKLHDDWGTEGARAYKGMTVPGYPNLFMLYGPNTNLGVGSIVYMIESQARYIRQALKTLAEHPGRVLDVRPEVEADFDKHLQSRMDRTPWNFCSSWYRNAAGRITNNWPGTVTSYRWQTRKFDPADFELKAVSS